In Arthrobacter woluwensis, a single genomic region encodes these proteins:
- the rlmB gene encoding 23S rRNA (guanosine(2251)-2'-O)-methyltransferase RlmB, with product MAKIGRSGAVRKHKKGASVGTGGHGRKSLEGKGPTPKAEDRTYHKAHKNKILAERAAAKRAGGDNRAPRRASGPKGRATEEFVTGRNSVVEALRAGIPAKTLYVAIRIDVDDRVKEVLKLAAERGVPILEAGKPELDRLTEDAVHQGLALQVPPYDYADPYDLAEETIEAWRKGHIANAPLFVALDGITDPRNLGAIIRSVSAFSGHGVVVPERRAAGMTAAAWKTSAGAATRVPVARAGNLNNTLKAFQEMGIFVLGLDGDGEVSLPDLELATEPICLVVGSEGKGLSRLVREHCDQIVSVPIDSAMESLNAGMAVAISLYEVSRRRSHT from the coding sequence ATGGCCAAGATCGGCCGTTCCGGCGCTGTCCGTAAGCACAAGAAGGGCGCCTCCGTGGGTACTGGGGGCCATGGCCGCAAGTCGCTCGAAGGCAAGGGCCCCACGCCCAAGGCGGAGGACCGCACCTATCACAAGGCGCACAAGAACAAGATCCTCGCCGAGCGCGCGGCCGCCAAGCGCGCCGGGGGAGACAACCGTGCCCCGCGTCGTGCCAGCGGTCCCAAGGGCCGTGCCACCGAAGAGTTCGTGACGGGCCGCAATTCCGTGGTCGAGGCGCTGCGCGCCGGCATCCCCGCCAAGACGCTGTACGTGGCCATCCGGATCGATGTCGATGACCGCGTCAAGGAGGTCCTGAAGCTCGCCGCCGAACGCGGTGTGCCGATCCTCGAAGCCGGCAAGCCGGAACTGGACCGCCTCACCGAGGACGCCGTCCACCAGGGTCTCGCTCTGCAGGTTCCTCCGTACGACTACGCGGATCCCTACGATCTCGCCGAAGAGACCATCGAAGCCTGGCGCAAGGGCCACATCGCCAACGCGCCGCTCTTCGTCGCGCTGGACGGCATCACCGATCCCCGCAACCTCGGCGCCATCATCCGCTCCGTCTCCGCCTTCAGCGGTCACGGCGTCGTGGTGCCGGAGCGCCGTGCCGCGGGCATGACGGCCGCTGCCTGGAAGACCAGTGCGGGCGCGGCCACCCGTGTCCCCGTCGCACGGGCCGGCAACCTGAACAACACCCTGAAGGCGTTCCAGGAGATGGGCATCTTCGTGCTCGGCCTGGACGGCGACGGCGAGGTCTCCCTGCCGGACCTCGAGCTGGCCACCGAGCCGATCTGCCTTGTGGTCGGTTCCGAGGGCAAGGGCCTGAGCCGCCTGGTCCGCGAGCACTGCGACCAGATCGTCTCCGTGCCGATCGACTCCGCCATGGAATCCCTCAACGCCGGCATGGCCGTCGCCATCTCGCTGTACGAAGTCTCCCGGCGTCGTTCTCACACCTGA
- the glgP gene encoding alpha-glucan family phosphorylase, whose protein sequence is MKAIRRFTVRTVLPEPIAPLARLANNLRWSWHLPTRHLFESLHPVLWDKSRHDPVALLGAISGEEFRAMARDEDVVARVQTAAADLDRYLTEPRWYQSLNGDAPERIAYFSPEFGITEVLPQYSGGLGILAGDHLKSASDLGVPLVGVGLLYQAGYFKQSLSRDAWQQETYPVLDPDNLPLTLLREEDGTPVTVRLPLPHGRQLLAQIWRAEVGRVPLLLLDSNVPGNDDAARGITDRLYGGGGDHRLQQELLLGMGGVKALRAYARLTGTSAPEVFHTNEGHAGFLGIERIRELMAGQGLSWDEALAAGRASTVFTTHTPVAAGIDRFELAQIEHFFRAGLAPGVPVDRILDLGRENYDGGDPGKFNMAVMGLRLAQRANGVAKLHGEVSRGMFAGLWPGFEKSEVPIGSVTNGVHVPTWVDSSIGTLARDAFGPEAESLGRWDLAYNVPDETLWALRRELRGKLVADVRRRLRSSWKKRGAADAELGWTDGVLDPEILTIGFARRVPTYKRLTLMLRDPERLRRILLHPEHPVQLVIAGKSHPADDAGKKMIQDLVHFTDDPEVRHRIVFLPNYDIAMARTLFPGCDVWLNNPLRPLEACGTSGMKAAINGSLNLSVLDGWWDEMYDGENGWAIPTANNGASPEERDDIEAAALYELLETQVAPRFYGAALSTDAGAAGPSSADEDGLPTAWISMIKHTLAHLGPAVSADRMVKDYVSGLYTPAAVSGRDAAEDGYALAKDLAAYAERVRASWPGVHVEHVDSSGVSESPQIGDTLTVNSYVALDGLTPEEVRVTAAYGRAGHDDRIKDPRSVDLDPVEDLGGGRWLFRGTIPVDRSGAFGYTVRIFPRHEGLASNAELGLVVNA, encoded by the coding sequence GTGAAGGCCATCCGCAGATTCACCGTCAGAACCGTCCTGCCCGAACCGATCGCCCCACTGGCCCGACTGGCGAACAATCTCCGCTGGTCCTGGCACCTTCCGACCCGCCACCTCTTCGAGAGCCTGCATCCCGTGCTGTGGGACAAGAGCCGGCACGATCCCGTGGCCCTGCTGGGGGCCATCTCGGGCGAGGAGTTCCGGGCCATGGCGCGGGACGAGGACGTGGTGGCCAGGGTCCAGACGGCCGCGGCGGATCTGGACCGCTATCTCACGGAACCGCGCTGGTACCAGAGCCTGAACGGCGACGCCCCGGAGCGCATCGCGTATTTCTCCCCCGAATTCGGCATCACCGAGGTGCTTCCCCAGTATTCGGGCGGTCTGGGCATCCTGGCCGGCGATCACCTCAAATCGGCCTCGGACCTCGGCGTCCCCCTGGTGGGCGTCGGACTGCTCTACCAGGCCGGGTACTTCAAACAGTCCCTCTCCCGCGACGCCTGGCAGCAGGAGACCTACCCGGTGCTGGACCCGGACAATCTTCCGCTCACCCTCCTGCGGGAGGAGGACGGAACGCCCGTGACGGTCAGGCTTCCCCTCCCCCACGGCCGGCAGCTGCTCGCGCAGATCTGGCGCGCAGAGGTGGGCCGCGTTCCCCTCCTGCTGCTGGACTCCAATGTCCCGGGCAACGACGACGCCGCGCGCGGCATCACGGACCGGCTCTACGGAGGCGGCGGGGACCACCGTCTCCAGCAGGAACTGCTCCTCGGCATGGGCGGCGTGAAGGCCCTGCGAGCCTACGCCCGCCTGACGGGCACCTCCGCGCCGGAGGTCTTCCACACGAACGAAGGACACGCGGGCTTCCTCGGCATCGAGCGCATCCGGGAACTCATGGCCGGCCAAGGCCTGAGCTGGGACGAAGCACTGGCCGCGGGCCGGGCCTCGACGGTCTTCACCACCCACACCCCGGTGGCGGCAGGGATCGACCGCTTCGAACTCGCCCAGATCGAGCATTTCTTCCGGGCGGGGTTGGCTCCCGGTGTCCCGGTCGACAGGATCCTGGACCTCGGACGCGAGAACTACGACGGCGGGGACCCGGGCAAGTTCAACATGGCCGTCATGGGCCTCCGCCTGGCCCAGCGCGCCAACGGAGTCGCCAAGCTGCACGGCGAGGTGTCCCGGGGGATGTTCGCAGGACTCTGGCCGGGATTCGAGAAGTCCGAAGTCCCGATCGGCTCCGTCACGAACGGCGTGCACGTCCCCACCTGGGTGGATTCCAGCATCGGCACCCTCGCCCGAGACGCCTTCGGGCCCGAGGCCGAGTCCCTGGGGCGCTGGGACCTGGCGTACAACGTGCCGGATGAGACGCTCTGGGCGCTCCGCCGGGAGCTGCGCGGCAAGCTCGTGGCGGATGTGCGACGTCGTCTGCGGTCCTCCTGGAAGAAGCGCGGCGCGGCCGACGCCGAACTCGGGTGGACGGACGGCGTGCTCGACCCCGAAATCCTGACCATCGGCTTCGCGCGTCGCGTGCCCACCTACAAGCGCCTGACCCTCATGCTGCGTGACCCGGAGCGGCTCCGGCGGATCCTCCTGCACCCCGAGCATCCGGTGCAGTTGGTGATCGCGGGCAAGTCGCACCCGGCCGATGACGCCGGAAAGAAGATGATCCAGGACCTGGTGCACTTCACGGACGACCCCGAGGTCAGGCACCGAATCGTGTTCCTCCCCAATTACGACATCGCGATGGCCCGGACCCTCTTCCCCGGCTGCGACGTCTGGCTCAACAACCCCCTGCGGCCTCTCGAGGCCTGCGGGACCTCGGGCATGAAGGCCGCCATCAACGGCTCGCTCAACCTTTCGGTGCTGGACGGCTGGTGGGATGAGATGTACGACGGCGAAAACGGCTGGGCGATCCCGACCGCGAACAACGGCGCGTCCCCCGAGGAGCGGGACGACATCGAGGCGGCCGCCCTGTACGAGCTGCTCGAGACCCAGGTGGCGCCGCGCTTCTACGGCGCCGCGCTCTCCACCGACGCCGGCGCGGCCGGGCCCTCGTCGGCGGACGAGGACGGGCTGCCGACGGCGTGGATCTCCATGATCAAGCACACCCTGGCCCACCTCGGACCGGCGGTGTCCGCGGACCGCATGGTCAAGGACTACGTCTCCGGCCTCTACACGCCCGCGGCGGTCTCCGGCCGGGATGCCGCGGAGGACGGCTACGCACTCGCCAAGGACCTGGCAGCCTACGCCGAGCGGGTCCGGGCCTCCTGGCCGGGCGTGCACGTGGAGCACGTCGACAGCAGCGGCGTGAGCGAATCACCGCAGATCGGCGACACCCTCACGGTGAACAGCTATGTCGCGCTCGATGGCCTGACGCCCGAGGAGGTCCGCGTCACGGCCGCCTATGGCAGGGCCGGCCACGACGACCGGATCAAGGACCCCCGGAGCGTTGACCTGGACCCTGTCGAGGACCTGGGCGGCGGCCGCTGGCTCTTCCGGGGCACGATCCCGGTGGACCGTTCGGGCGCCTTCGGCTACACGGTGCGGATCTTCCCGCGGCACGAGGGCCTGGCGAGCAACGCGGAACTCGGCCTGGTCGTCAACGCCTAG
- the glgX gene encoding glycogen debranching protein GlgX: MSNPITMPLEFVVTASRPFPLGVTPARQADQFAPDTVNVAVFAPGLTAVDVHHLGQDGQWHRTRLTEKSGGVHHGLVPRFPLGTKYGFLGPETAARLTGSHLMRRDDDGAPHSSVPSGLLLDPYGRGVDRVDGSLVSMRMHQDFDWGADRRPNTPWRDTVVYEAHVRGLTKLRPDIPEDLRGTYAGLANPVMLDYLKELGVTAVELLPVHFHLDEAHLENVGLTNYWGYNTASFFAPHPDYATEAARAAGPGAVQDEFKGMVKLLHEAGIEVILDVVYNHTAEGGKDLPAQSFRGLGDGTYYRHDGNGNYYDTTGCGNSLNFGEPRVVQLVLDSLRHWVQDYHVDGFRFDLATTLCRDENNQFDPKHPFLVALAADPVFHEVKLISEPWDVGQGDSWQTGRFPFGWVDWNDRFRDTVRSFWLSERAAIDAGHQGRSVSALADVVSGSASLFAPSGRNRLASLNFITAHDGFTMRDLVSYDRKHNEANGENNRDGNDSNFSYNHGYEGRTEVESLLAQRALTSRNLMTTLMVSLGVPMIVAGDELGRTQQGNNNAYNQDNAITWIDWTPTRESRQMLRATQRAIRIRREFMAAQPFDYPQRDEHSYLHWFNQDGEFMSGEDWNNPGQRLVQLLLGSRKGKVDGLVVINGGPSDVEIVLPRLSELGVTAEQDTAKFELRLSTSLVHDERRGTRRAEGEKDLVDAFSMNIYRL; the protein is encoded by the coding sequence ATGAGCAATCCCATCACCATGCCCCTGGAGTTCGTGGTGACGGCCTCGCGGCCGTTTCCGCTGGGGGTGACGCCGGCCCGCCAGGCCGACCAGTTCGCTCCTGACACCGTCAACGTGGCGGTGTTCGCGCCCGGCCTGACCGCCGTCGACGTCCACCACCTCGGCCAGGACGGCCAATGGCACCGGACGCGCCTGACCGAGAAGAGCGGCGGGGTCCATCACGGCCTCGTGCCGCGCTTCCCGCTCGGCACGAAGTACGGGTTCCTGGGGCCGGAGACGGCCGCTCGCCTGACGGGCAGCCACCTCATGCGGCGCGACGACGACGGCGCGCCGCACTCCAGCGTGCCTTCCGGCCTGCTGCTGGACCCCTACGGCCGGGGCGTGGACAGGGTCGACGGCTCGCTCGTGTCGATGCGGATGCACCAGGACTTCGACTGGGGCGCCGACCGGCGCCCCAACACCCCGTGGCGGGACACCGTGGTCTACGAGGCGCATGTCCGCGGCCTCACGAAGCTGCGCCCGGACATCCCCGAGGATCTCCGCGGCACATACGCCGGCTTGGCGAACCCCGTCATGCTGGACTACCTCAAGGAGCTCGGCGTGACCGCCGTCGAGCTGCTCCCGGTGCACTTCCACCTGGACGAGGCCCACCTGGAGAACGTCGGTCTGACGAACTACTGGGGTTACAACACGGCGTCCTTCTTCGCGCCGCACCCGGACTACGCCACGGAAGCAGCCCGTGCCGCGGGCCCGGGCGCGGTCCAGGACGAGTTCAAGGGCATGGTCAAGCTCCTGCATGAGGCGGGCATCGAGGTCATCCTCGACGTCGTGTACAACCACACGGCCGAGGGCGGCAAGGACCTGCCGGCGCAGAGTTTCCGTGGCCTGGGGGACGGGACCTACTACCGTCACGACGGCAACGGGAACTACTACGACACCACGGGCTGCGGGAACTCCCTCAACTTCGGTGAGCCGCGTGTGGTGCAGCTCGTGCTGGACTCCCTGCGCCATTGGGTGCAGGACTACCACGTGGACGGGTTCCGTTTCGACCTGGCCACCACGCTGTGCCGGGACGAGAACAACCAGTTTGATCCCAAGCACCCCTTCCTCGTGGCACTGGCCGCTGACCCGGTGTTCCACGAGGTCAAGCTCATCTCCGAGCCGTGGGACGTGGGTCAGGGCGACTCCTGGCAGACGGGCCGCTTCCCCTTCGGCTGGGTGGACTGGAACGACCGCTTCCGGGACACCGTGCGCTCCTTCTGGCTGTCGGAACGCGCCGCGATCGACGCCGGCCACCAGGGCCGGAGCGTCTCCGCCCTGGCCGATGTGGTGTCCGGCTCGGCGTCGCTCTTCGCGCCGTCCGGCCGCAACCGGCTCGCGTCCCTGAACTTCATCACGGCGCACGACGGTTTCACGATGCGGGACCTGGTCTCCTACGACCGGAAGCACAATGAGGCCAACGGTGAGAACAACCGTGACGGCAACGACAGCAATTTCAGCTACAACCACGGCTACGAAGGGCGCACGGAGGTCGAGTCGCTCCTGGCACAGCGCGCGCTGACCAGCCGGAACCTCATGACCACGCTCATGGTCTCCCTGGGCGTCCCCATGATCGTGGCCGGTGACGAGCTGGGCCGCACCCAGCAGGGCAACAACAACGCGTACAACCAGGACAACGCCATCACCTGGATCGACTGGACGCCCACACGGGAGAGCCGGCAGATGCTGCGGGCCACCCAGCGGGCCATCCGGATCCGCCGTGAGTTCATGGCGGCGCAGCCGTTCGACTACCCCCAGCGGGACGAGCACTCGTATCTGCACTGGTTCAACCAGGACGGCGAGTTCATGTCCGGCGAGGACTGGAACAACCCGGGCCAGCGCCTCGTGCAGCTGCTGCTCGGGTCCCGGAAGGGCAAGGTCGACGGTCTCGTGGTGATCAACGGCGGTCCGAGCGATGTGGAGATCGTGCTCCCGCGCCTGTCCGAGCTCGGCGTCACCGCGGAGCAGGACACCGCCAAGTTCGAACTCCGTCTGTCGACGTCGCTGGTCCACGACGAACGCCGTGGCACGCGGCGTGCGGAAGGGGAGAAGGACCTGGTGGACGCCTTCTCCATGAACATCTACCGACTCTGA
- a CDS encoding ribonuclease domain-containing protein: MNRKTLLSLAGLVLAAVVAGLIWLGGSGSGSKPLAGDGGTATPGSSATQRPGVKNPSSLDTVKESALPAEARRTLELIAKGGPYPYSRDGINFGNFEGVLPKKRSGYYQEFTVPTPGSQTRGARRIIVGSEHEKYYTPDHYKSFRFILEGQ; the protein is encoded by the coding sequence GTGAACCGCAAAACGCTCCTGAGCCTGGCCGGCCTCGTCCTCGCCGCCGTCGTGGCGGGTCTGATCTGGCTCGGCGGCAGCGGATCGGGCAGCAAGCCGCTCGCCGGAGACGGCGGGACTGCCACGCCCGGCAGCTCGGCCACTCAGCGCCCGGGGGTGAAGAACCCGAGCAGCCTGGACACCGTCAAGGAGTCCGCACTGCCGGCGGAGGCCCGTCGCACCCTGGAGCTCATCGCGAAGGGCGGCCCGTACCCGTACAGCCGGGACGGGATCAACTTCGGGAATTTCGAGGGCGTGCTCCCCAAGAAGCGTAGCGGCTACTACCAGGAGTTCACCGTGCCGACCCCGGGTTCCCAGACCCGTGGAGCCCGGCGCATCATCGTGGGGTCGGAGCACGAGAAGTATTACACCCCGGATCACTACAAGAGCTTCCGCTTCATCCTGGAGGGCCAGTGA
- the ispF gene encoding 2-C-methyl-D-erythritol 2,4-cyclodiphosphate synthase — protein sequence MIIPRTGVGVDAHAYAPEGAPRPLWLAGLHWPGERGLDGHSDADVVAHAAADALFSAAGLGDLGTHFGTGRPEFAGASGVRLLTEAARIVREAGFGIGNVAVQLLGNRPKFSPRRLEAEAVLTEAAGAPVSVSATTTDGLGFLGRGEGLTAVATALVYPLPADGA from the coding sequence ATGATCATCCCGCGCACCGGGGTCGGCGTCGACGCCCACGCCTACGCCCCAGAGGGCGCGCCGCGCCCCCTCTGGCTCGCAGGGCTCCACTGGCCGGGCGAACGAGGGCTCGACGGGCACTCCGACGCGGACGTCGTCGCCCATGCCGCCGCCGACGCGCTCTTCTCCGCAGCCGGACTGGGCGACCTCGGCACCCACTTCGGCACCGGCCGCCCCGAGTTCGCCGGCGCCTCGGGCGTGCGGCTGCTCACCGAGGCCGCCCGGATCGTGCGTGAGGCGGGATTCGGGATCGGCAACGTCGCCGTGCAGCTCCTGGGAAACCGTCCCAAGTTCTCGCCCCGGAGGCTCGAAGCGGAGGCAGTGCTGACGGAGGCCGCCGGGGCTCCCGTCAGCGTCTCCGCCACCACCACGGACGGACTCGGCTTCCTGGGCCGCGGCGAGGGACTCACCGCGGTGGCCACGGCCCTCGTCTATCCACTCCCGGCGGACGGGGCTTGA
- a CDS encoding CarD family transcriptional regulator, whose translation MVFEVGETVVYPHHGAAKIEEIKMRTIKGVEKMYLKLRVAQGDLTIEVPAENVDLVGVRDVVGKEGLEHVFDVLRAEFTEEPTNWSRRYKANLEKLASGDVIKVAEVVRDLWRRDQDRGLSAGEKRMLSKARQILISELALAEKTDEEHAANVLDEVLASDVKAS comes from the coding sequence ATGGTTTTTGAAGTCGGCGAGACGGTTGTTTACCCTCACCACGGTGCTGCGAAGATCGAAGAGATCAAGATGCGCACCATCAAGGGCGTTGAGAAGATGTACCTCAAGCTCCGCGTAGCCCAGGGCGACCTCACCATTGAGGTGCCCGCCGAGAACGTCGATCTGGTGGGCGTTCGGGATGTCGTGGGCAAGGAAGGCCTGGAGCACGTTTTCGACGTCCTCCGTGCCGAGTTCACCGAAGAACCCACCAACTGGTCCCGCCGTTACAAGGCGAATCTGGAGAAGCTGGCTTCCGGTGACGTGATCAAGGTCGCCGAGGTCGTTCGCGATCTCTGGCGCCGTGACCAGGACCGCGGCCTGTCCGCGGGAGAGAAGCGGATGCTGTCGAAGGCGCGTCAGATCCTGATCTCCGAGCTCGCCCTGGCGGAGAAGACGGACGAGGAGCACGCGGCGAACGTCCTGGATGAGGTTCTCGCCTCGGACGTGAAGGCGTCCTAG
- the ispD gene encoding 2-C-methyl-D-erythritol 4-phosphate cytidylyltransferase, translated as MTSESRLGVVVLAAGSGQRLGFGIPKAQVLLGDEPILRHALSGVVAAGVADAIVVALPSTDAGDGAALREVVETFRAEHPGAPWSLSVVEGGATRSDSVARALTVLDDVEHVLVHDAARPLVPVQVFQRVADALRAGARAVIPAIPVVDTIKQVHAGHGADAEIAPELVTGNIARETLRAVQTPQGFSLAALRAAHEDARYLDDRQAAAITDDAMLLESRGIPVHVVAGSSYSLKITTAVDLILAEGLLEGPLAGRWVGEA; from the coding sequence ATGACTTCTGAATCACGGCTCGGGGTGGTGGTCCTGGCGGCCGGCTCCGGGCAGCGCCTGGGGTTCGGCATCCCCAAGGCCCAGGTCCTCCTGGGCGACGAACCGATTCTGCGGCACGCCCTGTCGGGAGTGGTCGCCGCGGGTGTCGCGGACGCGATCGTCGTCGCGCTTCCTTCAACGGACGCCGGCGACGGCGCGGCGTTGAGGGAGGTCGTGGAGACCTTCCGCGCGGAGCACCCTGGTGCGCCGTGGAGCCTCAGCGTCGTCGAGGGCGGCGCGACCCGCTCGGACTCGGTGGCGCGCGCGCTCACCGTGCTGGACGACGTCGAACACGTCCTCGTGCACGACGCGGCCCGGCCGCTCGTCCCGGTCCAGGTGTTCCAGCGGGTGGCCGACGCCCTGCGGGCGGGCGCCCGGGCCGTCATCCCCGCCATCCCCGTGGTGGACACCATCAAACAGGTGCATGCGGGCCATGGCGCCGACGCGGAGATCGCCCCCGAACTCGTCACGGGCAACATCGCGCGGGAGACGCTGCGGGCCGTCCAGACGCCCCAGGGCTTCAGCCTGGCCGCGCTGCGGGCCGCCCACGAGGACGCACGGTACCTCGATGACCGGCAGGCCGCCGCCATCACGGACGACGCCATGCTCCTCGAGTCCCGCGGCATCCCGGTCCACGTGGTGGCCGGTTCCAGCTATTCGCTCAAGATCACCACAGCCGTGGACCTGATCCTCGCCGAAGGCCTGCTCGAAGGGCCGCTCGCCGGACGCTGGGTGGGGGAGGCATGA
- a CDS encoding barstar family protein gives MRTYPAATHTLSELAHASLAVGREPFTVPAAADKTGTLAAFATALGFPDWFGGNLDALNDCLGDWADALSSPSALLWQRSATLDAGTAAAVESILGEAEAGSPHLAVVVLG, from the coding sequence GTGAGGACCTATCCCGCCGCCACGCACACGCTGAGCGAACTGGCGCACGCGAGCCTCGCCGTCGGGCGTGAGCCCTTCACCGTCCCCGCCGCGGCGGACAAGACGGGCACCCTGGCAGCCTTCGCCACGGCTCTCGGGTTCCCCGACTGGTTCGGGGGCAATCTGGACGCGCTCAACGACTGCCTGGGGGACTGGGCCGACGCGCTCAGCTCGCCGTCCGCTCTCCTCTGGCAGCGCTCCGCGACGCTCGACGCCGGCACCGCGGCCGCCGTCGAGAGCATCCTCGGTGAGGCGGAGGCGGGCAGCCCGCACCTCGCCGTCGTCGTCCTCGGCTGA
- the cysS gene encoding cysteine--tRNA ligase codes for MTLRFYDTASAQVREFQPLEPGKASLYYCGATVQGLPHVGHVRSAIAFDQLTRWLRYRGFEVTVVRNVTDIDDKILAKSAESFEDGFVPDGDRPAKEPWWALAYRYEQAFRTAYETLGVSAPSYEPRATGHIPEMHALIARLIDRGHAYAAPDGSGDVYFDVRSWPEYGSLTHQRIDDMQAATDADPRGKRDPRDFALWKGHKAGDPETAAWDSPWGRGRPGWHLECSAMVTKYLGPRFDIHGGGLDLRFPHHENELAQSTAAGDGFANFWMHNGMVTYQGEKMSKSIGNTVSPEEMLAQAGPRVVRYYLGQAQYRSVLDYNPGSLAEAASAVERIDGFISRALRSQSQGNGTFGHVSHGGVPEDFAKAMDDDLNVPQALAVLHETVRAGNAALAAGDAETVRSALDSVLAMTRVLGLDDVASTGAAEGPALEALDALVTAQLEARAAARAAKDWAASDAIRDVLTGAGVVVEDGPQGASWSLRQD; via the coding sequence GTGACACTGCGTTTCTATGACACGGCCTCAGCCCAGGTCCGCGAATTCCAGCCGCTCGAGCCCGGCAAGGCGAGCCTGTACTACTGCGGCGCCACCGTCCAGGGCCTGCCCCACGTGGGCCACGTCCGTTCGGCGATCGCGTTCGACCAGCTCACCCGCTGGCTCCGCTACCGGGGCTTCGAGGTGACCGTGGTCCGCAATGTCACGGACATCGACGACAAGATCCTCGCCAAGTCCGCCGAATCCTTCGAGGACGGTTTCGTTCCGGACGGTGACCGCCCGGCCAAGGAGCCGTGGTGGGCTCTGGCCTACCGCTACGAGCAGGCGTTCCGCACGGCGTACGAGACGCTGGGCGTGTCCGCGCCGAGCTACGAGCCGCGCGCCACGGGCCACATCCCGGAGATGCACGCGCTGATCGCCCGGCTGATCGACCGCGGCCACGCCTACGCCGCCCCGGACGGTTCCGGCGACGTCTACTTCGACGTCCGTTCCTGGCCCGAATACGGCTCGCTGACGCACCAGCGGATCGACGACATGCAGGCCGCCACCGACGCCGATCCGCGCGGCAAGCGCGACCCCCGCGACTTCGCGCTGTGGAAGGGCCACAAGGCGGGCGACCCCGAGACCGCCGCCTGGGATTCCCCCTGGGGCCGCGGACGCCCGGGATGGCACCTGGAGTGCTCGGCGATGGTCACCAAGTACCTCGGTCCCCGCTTCGACATCCACGGCGGCGGCCTGGACCTGCGTTTCCCGCACCACGAGAACGAACTGGCCCAGTCCACCGCGGCGGGCGACGGCTTCGCGAACTTCTGGATGCACAACGGCATGGTCACGTACCAGGGCGAGAAGATGTCCAAGTCGATCGGCAACACGGTCAGCCCGGAGGAGATGCTCGCCCAGGCGGGCCCCCGCGTGGTGCGCTACTACCTGGGCCAGGCGCAGTACCGTTCGGTGCTCGACTACAACCCCGGCTCGCTCGCGGAGGCCGCGTCCGCCGTCGAGCGCATCGACGGCTTCATCAGCCGCGCGCTCCGCTCCCAGTCGCAGGGGAACGGCACCTTCGGTCACGTCAGCCACGGCGGGGTGCCGGAGGACTTCGCGAAGGCCATGGACGACGACCTCAATGTGCCGCAGGCCCTCGCCGTGCTGCATGAGACCGTCCGGGCCGGCAACGCCGCCCTCGCCGCGGGGGATGCCGAGACGGTCCGGAGCGCGCTGGACTCGGTGCTCGCCATGACGCGGGTGCTGGGGCTGGACGACGTCGCCTCCACCGGCGCCGCCGAGGGGCCGGCGCTGGAGGCGCTCGACGCGCTGGTGACAGCGCAGCTCGAGGCCCGGGCCGCGGCTCGTGCGGCGAAGGACTGGGCCGCATCGGACGCCATCCGGGACGTTCTGACGGGGGCCGGCGTGGTCGTGGAAGACGGTCCTCAGGGGGCTTCCTGGAGCCTGCGTCAGGACTGA
- a CDS encoding VOC family protein produces MRIISVAFNTSDLRRAETFYGELLGLPVRREDDRLLVRIGRSELVLHEGPTGPGRQHLAWTIPRGQLASAKHWLSSRVTLLRNAEGQDEFDMPASWNARSLYFADPEGNVLELIIRRDIPDDRDHPFTAADIQNISEAGVPVVDVEATADGIRAVFGIPDYGRGSASFQPLGTVHGMLILVTPGRSWFPTDEPSGTSRLEVTIEADRDGRFTPAPGIILTSRRGAAL; encoded by the coding sequence ATGCGGATCATCTCAGTAGCCTTCAACACCTCCGACCTCCGGCGCGCGGAGACCTTCTACGGGGAGCTCCTCGGGCTCCCGGTCCGACGCGAGGACGACCGGCTTCTCGTCCGGATCGGCAGGTCAGAGCTGGTGCTCCACGAGGGGCCCACGGGGCCGGGCCGACAGCACCTCGCGTGGACGATCCCCCGCGGACAGCTCGCCAGTGCCAAGCACTGGCTCAGTTCGCGGGTCACGCTGCTCCGGAACGCCGAGGGCCAGGACGAATTCGACATGCCGGCATCGTGGAACGCCCGGTCACTGTACTTTGCGGACCCGGAGGGGAACGTCCTGGAGCTCATCATCCGGCGCGACATCCCCGACGACCGGGACCACCCCTTCACGGCGGCCGACATCCAGAACATCAGCGAGGCCGGGGTGCCGGTCGTGGACGTGGAGGCCACCGCTGACGGGATCCGCGCGGTCTTCGGGATCCCCGACTACGGCCGCGGGTCGGCGTCGTTCCAGCCTCTCGGCACCGTGCACGGGATGCTCATCCTCGTCACTCCCGGCCGGTCCTGGTTCCCCACGGACGAGCCCAGCGGCACGTCACGGCTCGAGGTGACGATCGAGGCGGACCGGGACGGACGGTTCACCCCCGCACCGGGGATCATCCTCACGTCGCGGCGCGGAGCGGCCCTCTGA